Proteins encoded by one window of Arachis hypogaea cultivar Tifrunner chromosome 1, arahy.Tifrunner.gnm2.J5K5, whole genome shotgun sequence:
- the LOC140183738 gene encoding uncharacterized protein: MAILQEQNEAIAMKWRQAKQKEKVRRSRPKNRKQTGYVGPDRNKKELITKFDVVRIWGSDRTCWEFVSSIETSGGLLIMLDGAAFKLYNCYKGDRWLCIEGVVVKDNFHCAICLVYGRHERAEKVSIWEELSYIAGLCQAPFCFLEDFNEILHLEERKGVTTLPASAAEFRTWINDMDLINLALNERTYTWFRGQSCSRIDRSLVSLGWLDVYPETCLRSGLRDLSDHCPLVIEDSRRVEGPKPFRSLDLWFTHEGFLRMVKEEWRKLGDVQFLQKMKVLLEPLRRWHKQHFGNMTERIKKLEEEIKKVDDMVSSRRYDGTTEARRRALVSCCEKWYLRQEMHWKQMSRSRHANEMDRNTRYFHNIASARRRNNRIESLVINGMLVRNQARIKIAIRDFYKCLYHQEASPRVTFRDGLVHRLEREEAETLEALPSIEEVRRQFGIQEANVTWVALAPKFVGAKEIKDLKPISMVGCVYKVISKLLIRRMSSVLPGLVGESQSAFVKGRKIHDGALIACETVQWLKQKKKASAIIKLDFPKAYDRVK, encoded by the exons ATGGCTATCTTACAAGAGCAGAATGAAGCTATTGCTATGAAATGGCGGCAGgctaagcaaaaagaaaaagtccGAAGAAGCCGGCCAAAAAACCGTAAACAG ACTGGATATGTTGGGCCTGATAGAAACAAAaaagaattaataactaaatttgaTGTTGTGCGTATATGGGGAAGTGACAGAACATGTTGGGAGTTTGTCAGTTCTATTGAGACTTCTGGAGGGTTATTGATAATGTTGGACGGAGCGGCTTTTAAACTGTATAACTGCTATAAAGGGGATAGATGGTTGTGTATAGAAGGAGTTGTGGTAAAAGATAACTTTCATTGTGCTATTTGCTTAGTGTATGGACGACATGAGAGAGCTGAGAAGGTTTCTATATGGGAAGAATTGAGTTATATTGCAGGATTATGTCAAGCGCCATTCTGTTTTTTGGAAGATTTCAATGAAATTTTGCATTTGGAGGAAAGGAAAGGAGTGACTACATTACCAGCATCTGCGGCAGAGTTCAGGACATGGATAAATGATATGGATTTGATTAATTTGGCACTGAATGAACGAACATATACTTGGTTTAGAGGACAGTCGTGCAGTCGTATTGATAGGAGCCTAGTCTCCTTGGGATGGCTTGATGTGTACCCAGAGACGTGTCTAAGGAGTGGTCTGAGAGATTTATCGGATCACTGCCCTTTGGTTATAGAAGACAGCAGAAGAGTTGAGGGCCCAAAACCGTTTCGTAGCTTGGACTTGTGGTTCACGCATGAAGGGTTCTTGAGAATGGTAAAGGAAGAATGGAGGAAACTAGGTGATGTACAGTTCTTACAGAAGATGAAAGTACTGTTAGAACCACTACGTAGATGGCATAAGCAGCATTTTGGGAATATGACTGAGCGGATTAAGAAGCTTGAGGAAGAAATTAAGAAGGTAGACGATATGGTTAGTAGCAGAAGGTATGACGGTACAACAGAGGCTAGGAGGAGGGCATTAGTGAGTTGCTGTGAAAAGTGGTATCTAAGACAGGAGATGCATTGGAAGCAAATGTCAAGATCTCGGCATGCCAATGAGATGGATCGAAACACAAGGTACTTCCATAACATAGCTTCGGCGAGAAGGAGGAATAACCGGATCGAGTCATTGGTGATTAATGGGATGCTAGTGAGAAATCAAGCAAGAATCAAGATTGCGATTCGGGACTTTTACAAGTGCTTGTACCACCAAGAAGCATCCCCAAGGGTGACCTTTAGGGATGGATTAGTTCATCGCTTAGAGAGGGAAGAAGCGGAAACCTTAGAGGCACTACCATCAATAGAGGAAGTGAGGAGGCAGTTTGGGATT CAAGAAGCTAATGTCACCTGGGTGGCGTTGGCTCCGAAATTCGTTGGGGCTAAGGAGATAAAAGATCTCAAACCTATCAGTATGGTTGGGTGCGTCTATAAGGTAATCTCTAAATTGCTGATACGAAGGATGAGTAGTGTTCTGCCAGGCTTAGTTGGAGAATCACAAAGTGCCTTTGTGAAGGGGAGAAAGATACATGATGGAGCGTTAATTGCATGTGAGACTGTGCAATGGCTGAAACAGAAGAAGAAGGCATCCGCGATTATTAAACTTGACTTCCCAAAAGCCTATGATAGAGTCAAATAG